A genomic window from Luteolibacter sp. LG18 includes:
- a CDS encoding Wadjet anti-phage system protein JetA family protein: protein MTRDSLSHRLLDSVSRDFFRPLSRASAALYIDCADRIADTAGDSGRIPQADAIAVIRETLAAHPGILLDEDEGALLRDARQRAGQIFNRLCDARWIEDQQLGLHERWALVSPGLRPLLRLLRELAEDEIAELTTFADTVRGVCETLENSEVLDPRFREPDELRATVTDLNARLENAVIQLHGVEKLISMFDQRQRASESPAETLRLLYAEFGSGQHMVCYDALRRNGLLPRLQMARTKVADCRDQPLVKERLAEGLANHYGWPNDEAYARGERSLRDLERRLAAIRLVADAIDARMASFNQLSQQRYRYQTELRGRRPEIIKAYCDALNAMHAGSRVGAMRDTAPDFQPLVPEMRCFYGVESLARTRRVKSPADLTFSQSADREHDEDDTLAALRERQRLALTPQRAARLVARLMDQVAGSACTSSFAASSVDEMLDLLATAAYDHATTADGRTVRWKVDGTRRQAGMEPESIPHDEQAGWRMERFAITRHA from the coding sequence ATGACCCGCGATTCCCTCAGCCACCGCCTCCTCGACTCGGTTTCGCGGGATTTTTTCCGTCCGCTGTCGCGGGCCTCGGCGGCACTTTACATCGACTGCGCGGACCGGATCGCGGACACCGCCGGGGACTCCGGGCGGATTCCGCAGGCGGACGCGATCGCGGTGATCCGCGAGACGCTGGCGGCCCACCCGGGCATCCTTCTCGATGAGGACGAGGGGGCGCTGCTGCGCGATGCCCGCCAGCGCGCGGGACAGATTTTCAACCGGCTGTGCGACGCCCGCTGGATCGAGGACCAGCAGCTCGGCCTGCACGAGCGCTGGGCGCTGGTGTCGCCCGGGCTGCGTCCCCTGCTCCGTCTGCTGCGCGAACTGGCGGAGGACGAGATCGCGGAGCTGACAACCTTCGCCGACACGGTGCGCGGGGTGTGCGAGACCCTGGAGAACTCCGAGGTGCTCGACCCGCGGTTCCGGGAGCCGGACGAGCTGCGAGCCACCGTCACCGACCTGAACGCCCGCCTGGAGAACGCGGTGATCCAGCTCCACGGGGTGGAAAAGCTGATCTCGATGTTCGACCAGCGCCAGCGCGCCAGCGAATCGCCCGCGGAAACGCTGCGGCTGCTCTACGCGGAGTTCGGCTCCGGCCAGCACATGGTCTGCTACGATGCGCTTCGTAGAAACGGCCTGCTGCCGCGGCTCCAGATGGCGCGCACGAAGGTGGCGGACTGCCGCGACCAGCCGCTGGTGAAGGAACGACTCGCCGAGGGGCTGGCGAACCACTACGGCTGGCCGAACGACGAGGCCTACGCGCGCGGCGAGCGATCCTTGCGCGATCTGGAGCGCCGCCTGGCCGCGATCCGGCTGGTGGCGGACGCGATCGACGCGCGCATGGCGAGCTTCAACCAGCTTTCCCAACAGCGCTACCGCTACCAGACCGAGCTGCGCGGACGCCGGCCCGAAATCATCAAGGCCTACTGCGACGCGCTCAACGCGATGCACGCCGGCAGCCGGGTCGGCGCGATGCGGGACACGGCGCCGGATTTCCAGCCGCTGGTGCCGGAGATGCGCTGTTTCTACGGGGTCGAATCGCTGGCACGGACGCGCCGGGTGAAGTCACCCGCGGACCTCACCTTCTCCCAGTCCGCCGATCGCGAGCACGACGAGGACGACACGCTGGCCGCGCTGCGCGAACGCCAACGGCTGGCGCTCACGCCGCAGCGCGCCGCACGGCTGGTGGCCCGCCTGATGGACCAGGTGGCGGGCTCGGCCTGCACCTCGTCGTTCGCCGCCTCCTCGGTGGACGAGATGCTCGATCTGCTGGCGACCGCGGCCTACGACCACGCGACCACGGCCGATGGCCGGACGGTGCGCTGGAAGGTGGACGGCACCCGCCGCCAAGCCGGCATGGAGCCGGAAAGCATTCCTCACGACGAACAAGCCGGCTGGCGCATGGAGCGCTTCGCCATCACCCGCCACGCATGA
- a CDS encoding Wadjet anti-phage system protein JetD domain-containing protein, producing the protein MRKLETYATSPWLIELHRQWLAARGKRLGGRARPFARDWNKLLEDADVRRGEDVATAEREAAALVKAGRLALKYYRSRFIERVIVPLNSEGWLRGLFSTASPGDLLANSLAHVARAAELDHPDRNAWAKWCASIAAAFTEGKSPRPFRWRSPESVEEILCLAHGLTSREWSAGTLIREASVAMGFDSKVIERRQHVAEAAVSSFFGQPMALTELGIIASENRVQLAGPLCLHFADGTSQPIDAIRGTYHLDEDLARAERITTPATRFLTVENSKTTLRRLAARNAEGGELMAACAFPTRGLRRVLELLPPELPLFHFGDTDPAGFHILAKLRSIAPREVTPWKMHRRLKAEPVPLTDYDRRLLPRLLEDPWLEDVRPVLREMLESGDKGDFEQETLDRAAAL; encoded by the coding sequence ATGCGCAAGTTGGAAACTTACGCCACTTCTCCCTGGCTCATCGAGCTGCACCGCCAATGGCTGGCGGCGCGGGGGAAACGGCTGGGCGGGCGCGCGCGGCCGTTCGCGCGGGATTGGAACAAGCTGCTGGAGGATGCGGACGTCCGGCGGGGGGAGGATGTGGCGACGGCGGAACGCGAGGCCGCGGCATTGGTGAAGGCGGGACGGCTGGCGCTGAAATACTACCGTTCCCGTTTCATCGAGCGCGTGATCGTGCCGTTGAATTCGGAAGGGTGGCTGCGCGGTTTATTTTCCACAGCCTCACCGGGGGATTTGTTGGCGAACTCCTTGGCCCATGTGGCCCGGGCTGCGGAGCTCGACCATCCGGATCGCAACGCGTGGGCGAAATGGTGTGCGTCCATCGCCGCGGCTTTCACCGAAGGAAAATCACCGCGTCCGTTCCGCTGGCGATCTCCGGAATCGGTGGAGGAAATCCTGTGTCTCGCCCATGGTCTGACTTCGCGTGAATGGTCGGCGGGCACCTTGATCCGCGAGGCGAGTGTGGCGATGGGATTTGATTCGAAAGTGATCGAGCGTCGCCAGCATGTCGCCGAAGCCGCGGTGTCGTCGTTTTTCGGGCAGCCGATGGCGCTCACCGAGCTCGGCATCATCGCGTCGGAGAACCGGGTCCAGCTCGCGGGGCCGTTGTGCCTGCATTTCGCGGATGGGACGTCGCAGCCGATCGATGCCATTCGCGGCACGTATCATCTCGATGAGGATCTGGCTCGGGCGGAGCGGATCACCACTCCGGCCACGCGTTTCCTGACGGTCGAGAATTCGAAGACGACCCTGCGACGGCTGGCAGCACGGAATGCCGAGGGTGGGGAGTTGATGGCGGCCTGCGCGTTTCCGACGCGTGGATTGCGGCGAGTGCTGGAGCTGCTGCCGCCGGAGCTGCCGTTGTTCCATTTCGGCGACACGGATCCAGCGGGTTTCCACATCCTGGCGAAACTGCGGTCGATCGCGCCGCGGGAGGTGACGCCGTGGAAGATGCACCGCCGCCTGAAGGCGGAGCCGGTGCCACTCACGGATTATGACCGGAGGTTGTTGCCGAGGCTGCTGGAGGATCCGTGGCTGGAGGACGTGCGGCCGGTGCTGCGGGAGATGCTGGAGTCCGGGGACAAGGGGGATTTCGAGCAGGAGACTTTGGACCGGGCCGCTGCGCTCTAG
- a CDS encoding DUF4178 domain-containing protein — translation MKMRQFDCPQCGAPVPFETPGAVFAVCQHCQSMVVRKDASVETIGKMAELPPDVTPLQIGARGTHNGRGFRLMGRLRVGWTDGTWNEWYADFGGDRYGWIAETQGFFLISEAAPVPPGFKFDKIAMLGPDSTIAIGQDAYRKTDHKKTRVIAGEGELPFVAKPNDEWVGIDLTGPGRKFAGLEQDDGETRFFFGVSAQPEEITWEGLRPVPGWNGEPVPVEKRNSEAVGCPACGGVIQVKAAGLTQSLVCGHCGTLLDAKGSKVAVAQKIDAASRLENPPLPLGTRGTLKGVEWEILGCVKRRDPYSQWTEGLLYNPWQGFAWLTEWNGHWNFMRRVLESPDAISPVFEGRRYKLFSREESMVVAVAGEFYWRVRIGEKSTVADYVDPPRILSSEIYPELEEVTWSEGEYLSSDEVGAAFGMKNLPSASGIYLNQPNPWTARAPALSRYALIATAILVAIQVLGMRGAGQKVVFNQDFSYEKPAAGAPPMPALVSPSFELDGGQSPARIEAEAAVDNSWIGLDADLVNEATGQAYPADIAVEYYHGYDDGNWTEGSQRAGSDIPGVPPGRYHLQLAPDADPALAKMPFHVTLKRGGVFWSNFFLCLLAIWVWPLWAKFRNFSFENRRWSESDFTS, via the coding sequence ATGAAAATGCGCCAGTTCGATTGTCCACAGTGCGGGGCACCGGTTCCCTTTGAAACACCGGGGGCGGTGTTCGCCGTGTGCCAGCATTGCCAGTCGATGGTGGTGCGGAAGGACGCGTCGGTCGAGACGATCGGCAAGATGGCCGAGCTGCCGCCGGACGTGACCCCGCTGCAGATCGGCGCGCGCGGCACGCACAACGGGCGGGGATTCCGGCTGATGGGGCGGCTGCGCGTCGGCTGGACGGATGGCACGTGGAACGAGTGGTACGCGGACTTCGGCGGCGACCGCTACGGCTGGATCGCGGAGACGCAGGGCTTTTTCCTGATCTCGGAGGCCGCGCCGGTGCCGCCGGGCTTCAAGTTCGACAAGATCGCGATGCTGGGGCCCGACTCGACGATCGCGATCGGGCAGGACGCCTACCGGAAGACGGATCACAAGAAGACCCGCGTGATCGCCGGGGAAGGCGAGCTGCCGTTCGTCGCGAAGCCGAACGACGAATGGGTGGGGATCGACCTGACCGGGCCGGGGCGGAAGTTCGCGGGGCTGGAGCAGGACGACGGCGAGACGCGGTTTTTCTTCGGCGTGTCCGCCCAGCCGGAGGAAATCACGTGGGAGGGCCTGCGCCCGGTGCCGGGCTGGAACGGCGAGCCAGTGCCGGTGGAGAAGCGCAATTCCGAGGCAGTCGGTTGCCCGGCCTGCGGCGGCGTGATCCAGGTGAAGGCCGCCGGCTTGACCCAGAGCCTGGTGTGCGGCCACTGCGGCACGCTGCTCGATGCGAAGGGCAGCAAGGTGGCGGTGGCGCAGAAGATCGACGCGGCCTCGCGGTTGGAGAATCCGCCGTTGCCGCTCGGTACACGTGGGACGTTGAAAGGCGTGGAGTGGGAAATCCTCGGCTGCGTGAAGCGCCGTGATCCGTATTCCCAATGGACCGAAGGGCTGCTCTACAATCCGTGGCAGGGTTTCGCGTGGCTGACGGAATGGAACGGCCACTGGAATTTCATGCGCCGGGTGCTGGAATCACCGGACGCGATTTCGCCGGTGTTCGAAGGCCGTCGCTACAAGCTCTTCTCCCGCGAGGAATCGATGGTGGTCGCGGTGGCGGGCGAGTTCTACTGGCGGGTGCGCATCGGCGAGAAATCGACGGTGGCGGACTATGTCGATCCGCCGCGCATCCTGTCCTCCGAGATTTATCCGGAGCTTGAGGAGGTGACATGGTCGGAGGGGGAGTATCTTTCCAGTGACGAGGTGGGCGCGGCGTTCGGGATGAAGAACCTGCCATCCGCCTCCGGCATCTATCTCAACCAGCCGAACCCGTGGACGGCGCGGGCCCCGGCGCTGAGCCGCTATGCCCTGATTGCCACCGCCATCCTGGTGGCAATCCAGGTTCTCGGCATGCGCGGAGCAGGCCAGAAAGTGGTGTTCAACCAGGACTTCAGCTACGAGAAACCCGCCGCGGGCGCGCCGCCGATGCCCGCGCTGGTGTCGCCGTCGTTCGAGCTCGATGGCGGCCAAAGCCCGGCCCGGATCGAAGCCGAGGCCGCGGTGGACAATTCATGGATCGGCCTCGACGCCGATCTCGTCAACGAGGCCACTGGCCAGGCCTATCCCGCCGACATCGCGGTGGAGTACTACCACGGCTACGACGATGGCAACTGGACCGAAGGCAGTCAGAGAGCGGGCAGCGACATCCCCGGCGTGCCGCCCGGGCGCTACCACCTCCAGCTCGCGCCGGATGCCGATCCCGCGCTGGCGAAGATGCCCTTCCACGTCACTCTGAAACGCGGCGGCGTGTTCTGGTCGAACTTCTTCCTCTGCCTGCTGGCCATCTGGGTGTGGCCGTTGTGGGCGAAGTTCCGGAATTTCTCCTTCGAGAACCGCCGCTGGAGCGAAAGCGATTTCACCTCATGA
- a CDS encoding SbcC/MukB-like Walker B domain-containing protein — protein MRVHLSRIIAVNWYGYRQFIDVSGLTLITGANGSGKSALLDLLQFVMLGESLSRFNKAAAGAGSGRTLRGYCLCDTNTVGKDGQERFLRPSGVTLAALEFAWPKKADEDEPRRETWGARIEYEGPTAKPRTLWFTVPGRLEKDDFLAQQLLDDSISFLSEEEFRVHVRRDLEGEVWDRQASYLEEMASRSHLGFDRPQMNKTLPNSMAFQPVDSFEKFIRDYLLEPGLPDVKTVRSSVDAHRRAQERLETMHDQHQRLSRICEQHLAYHEARREARLFSHLKDALLHEEKLETLTTRRTKVDQLRLQNSEQKADYESAVAERNELDQQLAAVRLVAGNDSQIAHLAQNRSRRDELTREIDALKEAAKVARQFLHERTQHWKLWLKHATELGLQEPEPAEGWLGQMQGVDEAPALDAAARMTRIYQLLVNEGMDQLRPLEERLRELEAREARLQRDLDDLDRKGSAAPSPLLDALRSRGQRAVALGRVIEVKPEAEAWWPLLETLLGPNRQAVLAEDFTAAWDQAQRLGHIDEPVVNLSELGAKRDPKAGSVAELFSTQNTSAGAYLQHLFGDLVAVEKARQLDKHPRAFSKDGWLKDPPLRVHLQPSKEFTIGEEGLRRLRSMREDELEEVREELSRLKRSRDDWRMWLHRGQEWHLDKADPPAGTSGLHQLPRLKKEAQQLDETIRLLATPEREETVEKLRVLEKTFHGVIERIGRLDATLSKFSQQERELLDSIASAEEEERSVLHARQLSRELLEGIREAEITEKIDSLCGQFPKWSQRIEATRLVADTSRHDADKARDLRDLERRALAEKHPETAEVFDPADESNDRYDARRRELEEHELERFRIAAEDARREWEERLQHQVLDVLKEKLDEAERTKRELNRAMDHDIGGWRYQLSMRADRSHSAIWTLVDKGLNPGLELFAAGGKEDIERAKEALMTAIENAEDPRHQKALDYRYYHHWDIQAMPAGKGEGAAISLNKSAKKQSGGENQAPFFVAMLAAFQRVYDIGRREERRNLGVVIMDEAFSKLSGDRIDACLALARNFGLQLIMAFPEDRLPTMIQHAETVVQARVERAYDDRSGTVTNIENWCVKVDREKLAEALA, from the coding sequence ATGAGGGTTCATCTCAGCCGCATCATCGCCGTGAACTGGTACGGCTACCGCCAGTTCATCGACGTCTCCGGCCTCACGCTCATCACCGGTGCGAACGGCTCCGGGAAGAGCGCGTTGCTCGACCTGCTTCAGTTCGTGATGCTGGGCGAATCGCTCAGCCGCTTCAACAAGGCCGCCGCTGGCGCGGGCAGCGGTCGCACGCTGCGCGGCTACTGTCTGTGCGACACCAACACGGTGGGCAAGGACGGCCAGGAGCGGTTCCTGCGCCCGAGCGGCGTGACGCTGGCGGCGCTGGAGTTCGCGTGGCCGAAGAAGGCGGATGAGGACGAACCGCGCCGCGAGACATGGGGCGCGCGCATCGAATACGAAGGCCCGACGGCGAAACCGCGCACGCTGTGGTTCACTGTGCCGGGTCGTCTGGAGAAGGACGATTTCCTCGCCCAGCAATTGTTGGATGACTCGATCTCGTTCCTCTCCGAGGAGGAATTCCGCGTGCACGTCCGCCGCGATCTCGAGGGCGAGGTGTGGGACCGCCAGGCGAGCTACCTGGAGGAAATGGCATCGCGTTCGCACCTGGGCTTCGACCGCCCTCAGATGAACAAAACGCTGCCGAACTCGATGGCGTTCCAGCCGGTCGACAGCTTCGAGAAATTCATCCGCGACTACCTGCTCGAGCCGGGATTGCCGGACGTGAAGACGGTCCGCTCCAGCGTGGACGCGCACCGCCGCGCGCAGGAGCGGCTGGAGACGATGCATGACCAGCACCAGCGGCTGAGCCGGATCTGCGAGCAGCACCTCGCGTATCACGAGGCCCGGCGCGAGGCGCGCCTGTTCTCCCACCTGAAGGACGCGCTCCTTCACGAGGAGAAGCTGGAAACGCTGACGACGCGCCGCACCAAGGTGGATCAACTGCGGCTCCAGAACTCCGAGCAGAAGGCCGACTACGAGTCCGCGGTGGCCGAGCGCAACGAGCTCGACCAACAGCTCGCCGCCGTGCGCCTGGTGGCGGGCAATGACTCGCAGATCGCCCACCTCGCCCAGAACCGCAGCCGCCGGGACGAACTCACCCGCGAAATCGACGCGCTCAAGGAAGCGGCGAAGGTGGCCCGGCAGTTCCTCCACGAACGGACGCAGCATTGGAAGCTGTGGCTGAAGCACGCGACCGAACTCGGCTTGCAGGAACCGGAACCCGCGGAAGGTTGGCTAGGCCAGATGCAGGGCGTGGACGAAGCGCCCGCGCTCGATGCCGCCGCGCGGATGACGCGCATCTATCAACTGCTGGTGAACGAAGGGATGGACCAGCTCCGTCCGCTGGAGGAACGGCTTCGTGAACTCGAAGCGCGGGAGGCCCGTCTCCAGCGCGATCTCGACGACCTCGACCGCAAGGGCAGCGCCGCACCATCGCCACTGCTCGACGCGCTGCGTTCGCGCGGACAGCGGGCGGTCGCGCTCGGCCGCGTGATCGAGGTGAAGCCGGAGGCGGAAGCCTGGTGGCCGCTGCTCGAAACGCTGCTCGGGCCGAACCGCCAGGCGGTGCTCGCGGAGGACTTCACCGCGGCGTGGGACCAGGCGCAGCGTCTCGGCCACATCGACGAACCGGTGGTGAACCTCAGCGAACTCGGTGCGAAGCGCGACCCGAAGGCAGGCTCGGTGGCGGAGCTTTTCTCGACGCAGAACACCTCGGCCGGAGCCTACCTCCAGCATCTCTTCGGCGATCTGGTGGCGGTGGAGAAAGCGCGGCAGCTCGACAAGCACCCGCGCGCGTTTTCGAAGGATGGCTGGCTGAAGGACCCGCCGCTGCGCGTTCACCTCCAGCCCTCGAAGGAATTCACGATCGGCGAGGAAGGCCTGCGCCGCCTGCGGTCGATGCGCGAGGATGAACTTGAAGAAGTCCGCGAGGAGCTGTCCCGCCTGAAGCGTTCGCGCGACGACTGGAGGATGTGGCTGCACCGCGGCCAGGAGTGGCATCTCGACAAGGCTGACCCGCCGGCGGGCACCTCCGGCCTGCACCAGCTCCCGCGCCTGAAGAAGGAGGCGCAGCAGCTCGATGAAACGATCCGCCTGCTGGCCACGCCGGAGCGCGAGGAAACGGTGGAGAAGCTGCGCGTGCTGGAGAAGACCTTCCACGGGGTGATCGAGCGCATCGGCCGTCTCGACGCCACGCTTTCGAAGTTCTCGCAACAGGAGCGCGAGCTGCTCGATTCCATCGCCAGTGCGGAGGAGGAGGAGCGGTCCGTGCTGCACGCGCGCCAGCTCAGCCGCGAACTGTTGGAGGGTATCCGCGAGGCGGAGATCACGGAGAAGATCGACTCGCTGTGCGGCCAGTTCCCGAAGTGGTCGCAGCGGATCGAAGCCACCCGCCTGGTGGCGGACACCAGCCGCCACGACGCCGACAAGGCCCGCGACCTGCGCGACCTGGAACGCCGCGCGCTGGCGGAGAAGCACCCGGAAACCGCCGAGGTCTTCGATCCCGCGGACGAATCCAACGACCGCTACGATGCCCGCCGTAGGGAGCTGGAGGAGCACGAGCTCGAACGTTTCCGGATCGCCGCGGAGGATGCCCGCCGCGAGTGGGAGGAACGTCTCCAGCACCAGGTGCTCGACGTGCTCAAGGAGAAGCTCGACGAGGCGGAGCGCACCAAGCGCGAGCTGAACCGCGCGATGGACCACGACATCGGCGGCTGGCGCTACCAGCTTTCGATGCGGGCGGACCGCAGTCACAGCGCGATCTGGACGCTGGTGGACAAGGGGCTCAACCCCGGGCTGGAGCTTTTCGCCGCGGGCGGCAAGGAGGACATCGAGCGCGCCAAGGAGGCGCTGATGACCGCCATCGAGAACGCCGAGGACCCGCGCCACCAGAAGGCCCTCGACTACCGTTACTACCACCACTGGGACATCCAGGCGATGCCCGCCGGCAAGGGCGAGGGCGCGGCCATTTCGCTCAACAAGAGCGCGAAGAAGCAGAGCGGTGGCGAGAACCAGGCGCCCTTCTTCGTGGCGATGCTCGCGGCCTTCCAGCGCGTCTATGACATCGGCCGTAGGGAGGAGCGCCGCAACCTCGGCGTGGTGATCATGGACGAGGCCTTCTCGAAGCTGTCCGGAGACCGCATCGACGCCTGCCTCGCGCTGGCGCGGAACTTCGGACTCCAACTCATCATGGCCTTCCCGGAGGACCGCCTGCCGACGATGATCCAGCATGCGGAGACCGTGGTGCAGGCACGTGTCGAGCGGGCCTACGACGACCGCAGCGGCACCGTGACGAACATCGAGAACTGGTGCGTGAAGGTGGACCGGGAGAAGCTCGCGGAGGCGCTGGCGTAG
- a CDS encoding DUF350 domain-containing protein: protein MDLINLKDVVASLLYSIIGIIIFCLSFIIVDKLTPYDLWKELIEQKNLSLAIVVAGVGLGICIIIAAAIH from the coding sequence ATGGACCTCATCAACCTGAAGGACGTCGTCGCCTCCCTGCTCTACTCGATCATCGGCATCATCATCTTCTGCCTGTCCTTCATCATCGTGGACAAGCTCACCCCGTATGATCTCTGGAAGGAGCTGATCGAGCAGAAGAATCTCTCGCTCGCCATCGTCGTCGCCGGCGTGGGCCTGGGGATCTGCATCATCATCGCCGCGGCGATCCATTGA
- a CDS encoding DUF3500 domain-containing protein, with amino-acid sequence MNLPSKTLLPVLCVAALAVSAHAEPAAAPAKPAETAQASAEPGMEKAAKAFLALLNPEQTKKATYPMESDERLNWHFIPKPRNGIPFKDLDEAQKKAALELLHSALSDKGMAKAETIMSLEAVLAGIENDPVKRDAGLYCVTIFGTPGDKKGWAWRFEGHHVSINMSLADGKAAITPTFMGSNPGEVRVEGPKKGTRALAGEEDKGRQLAAALAEAGKPVVFNDKAPAEILTAAEREVKQLDPVGVLASDMTEAQELVLQQLLGEYIDRYRPEIAAAEWKEIRDAGLDKVRFGWAGGLKPGEAFYYRIQGPTFLIETANVQNNANHMHTTWRDFKGDFGRDLLAEHYKSHAE; translated from the coding sequence ATGAACCTCCCGTCGAAAACCCTTCTTCCCGTCCTTTGCGTGGCGGCCCTGGCCGTTTCCGCGCACGCCGAACCGGCGGCGGCTCCCGCCAAGCCAGCCGAAACCGCCCAAGCCTCGGCCGAGCCGGGGATGGAGAAGGCCGCCAAGGCCTTCCTTGCCCTGTTGAATCCGGAGCAAACCAAGAAGGCGACCTATCCGATGGAGTCGGACGAGCGGCTGAACTGGCATTTCATCCCGAAGCCGCGCAACGGCATCCCTTTCAAGGACCTCGATGAGGCGCAGAAGAAAGCCGCTCTAGAGTTGCTGCACTCGGCGCTCAGCGACAAGGGCATGGCCAAGGCGGAGACCATCATGTCGCTGGAGGCGGTGCTGGCGGGGATCGAGAACGACCCGGTGAAGCGCGACGCCGGGCTCTACTGCGTGACGATTTTCGGCACCCCGGGCGACAAGAAGGGCTGGGCCTGGCGCTTCGAAGGCCACCATGTCTCCATCAACATGAGCCTGGCGGACGGCAAGGCCGCGATCACCCCGACCTTCATGGGCTCGAATCCGGGCGAGGTCCGGGTGGAGGGCCCGAAGAAGGGCACCCGCGCGCTGGCCGGGGAGGAGGACAAGGGCCGCCAATTGGCCGCGGCGCTGGCGGAAGCCGGGAAGCCGGTGGTGTTCAACGACAAGGCCCCGGCCGAGATCCTCACCGCCGCCGAGCGCGAGGTGAAGCAGCTCGACCCGGTCGGCGTGCTGGCGTCCGACATGACCGAGGCGCAGGAACTCGTTCTCCAGCAATTGCTGGGCGAATACATCGACCGCTACCGCCCGGAGATCGCCGCGGCCGAATGGAAGGAGATCCGCGACGCGGGGCTGGACAAGGTCCGCTTCGGCTGGGCGGGTGGCCTGAAACCCGGCGAGGCGTTTTATTACCGGATCCAGGGGCCGACCTTCCTGATCGAGACGGCCAACGTCCAGAACAACGCCAACCACATGCACACCACGTGGCGCGATTTCAAAGGCGATTTCGGCCGGGATCTGCTGGCGGAGCACTATAAAAGCCACGCAGAATAA
- a CDS encoding DUF4194 domain-containing protein: MNDSDSNWPRFWPDVPETDRQPLREILAELLGRGTLLGSEGGGRDLFLLARDHYRGHLSDYLAPLGLELVIDEDFLLLQARPRPETCMLLGQFTKDETLMLLVMWRAWDDHRTTQAAQSVVITVDDLWNRFRTTFENIEPPEKTHLDQLLARLKRHRLVRTHKPDGLTQLGEMLIEILPSLPRVIPFDSIESWLARTELYQPAPAATDASN; the protein is encoded by the coding sequence ATGAACGATTCCGATTCCAACTGGCCGCGTTTCTGGCCGGACGTGCCCGAGACCGACCGCCAGCCGCTGCGCGAAATCCTGGCCGAGTTGCTGGGCCGCGGCACCCTGCTCGGCAGCGAGGGCGGAGGACGCGACCTGTTCCTGCTGGCGCGCGACCACTACCGCGGCCACCTCTCGGACTACCTCGCGCCGCTCGGGCTGGAACTGGTGATCGACGAGGATTTCCTGCTGCTCCAGGCGCGCCCGCGTCCGGAGACGTGCATGCTGCTGGGCCAGTTCACCAAGGACGAGACGCTGATGCTGCTGGTAATGTGGCGCGCGTGGGACGACCACCGCACCACCCAGGCCGCGCAATCGGTGGTGATCACCGTGGACGATTTGTGGAACCGTTTCCGCACCACCTTCGAGAACATCGAGCCACCGGAAAAGACGCACCTCGACCAGCTCCTCGCGCGCTTGAAGCGCCACCGCCTGGTCCGCACCCACAAGCCGGACGGCCTCACCCAGCTCGGCGAGATGCTCATCGAGATCCTGCCCAGCCTGCCGCGCGTGATCCCCTTCGACTCCATCGAGTCCTGGCTCGCCCGCACGGAACTCTATCAACCTGCCCCTGCCGCCACCGACGCTTCCAATTAG
- a CDS encoding superoxide dismutase, with translation MTPELNRRTFVKLGALAAASTALVPGLSSAAEVIVLPDLPYPKDALEPHIDALTMEIHHDKHHAAYIAKVNEALAKNEELKAEPLIDTLRTLPSLNDEALRTTLRNNGGGHWNHSFFWETLAPADKSGKPSDELAKAIDKHFGSFDAFKTAFNEAATKRFGSGWAWLIVTADDKLKVVSTPNQDNPHMKGIVPASDQGTPILGLDVWEHAYYLHYQNRRPDYINAWWNVVNWSKVNERFKKTV, from the coding sequence ATGACTCCGGAACTCAATCGCCGCACTTTCGTCAAACTCGGCGCGCTCGCCGCCGCGTCCACCGCCCTGGTTCCCGGGCTCAGCTCCGCCGCCGAGGTCATCGTTCTGCCCGATCTCCCCTACCCCAAGGACGCGCTGGAGCCGCACATCGACGCGCTGACGATGGAGATCCACCACGACAAGCACCACGCGGCCTACATCGCGAAGGTCAACGAGGCCCTCGCCAAGAACGAGGAGCTGAAGGCCGAACCGCTGATCGACACGCTTCGGACGCTGCCGAGCCTCAACGACGAGGCGCTGCGCACCACGCTGCGCAACAACGGCGGCGGCCACTGGAATCACTCGTTTTTCTGGGAAACGCTCGCGCCCGCCGACAAGTCCGGCAAGCCGTCCGACGAACTGGCGAAGGCGATCGACAAGCATTTCGGCTCCTTCGACGCCTTCAAGACCGCGTTCAACGAGGCGGCCACCAAGCGCTTCGGCTCCGGCTGGGCGTGGCTGATCGTCACCGCGGACGACAAGCTCAAGGTGGTGAGCACCCCGAACCAGGACAACCCGCACATGAAGGGCATCGTCCCGGCCTCCGACCAAGGCACGCCGATCCTGGGTCTGGACGTGTGGGAACACGCCTACTACCTGCACTACCAGAACCGCCGCCCGGACTACATCAACGCGTGGTGGAACGTGGTGAACTGGTCGAAGGTGAACGAGCGGTTCAAGAAGACGGTGTGA